The Nitrospira sp. genome contains a region encoding:
- a CDS encoding PilZ domain-containing protein translates to MDEPIYKSGSVSVTQQLRRHPRIRVMAPFPCFLTRVGAMRKATVEEGLGIVYDVSAKGARVMTEAVITPGDRIAMSLRLPNQTKSMCIEAATVRWGKEHTYGVEFEGISPSDDKYLQSFITHLSKSGPTVMV, encoded by the coding sequence ATGGATGAGCCGATCTACAAGTCAGGCAGCGTGTCTGTTACGCAGCAACTGCGCAGGCACCCCCGTATTCGCGTCATGGCTCCATTTCCGTGTTTCTTAACTCGCGTCGGCGCGATGAGGAAGGCGACTGTCGAAGAGGGGTTGGGCATCGTGTACGACGTCTCTGCAAAAGGCGCGCGTGTGATGACCGAAGCCGTGATCACGCCCGGAGATCGTATCGCGATGAGTTTGCGGTTGCCCAATCAGACAAAATCAATGTGTATCGAGGCCGCTACGGTGCGGTGGGGAAAAGAACACACCTACGGTGTGGAGTTCGAGGGCATCTCTCCGAGCGACGACAAGTATCTCCAGAGCTTCATTACTCATCTGTCGAAGTCCGGACCGACGGTGATGGTCTGA
- a CDS encoding DEAD/DEAH box helicase yields MDTSVHANFHALGLSEALLQDLTDAKFASPTPIQAQAIPPALAGRDVIGCAQTGTGKTAAFVIPIVERLAGLPKSQPQALILAPTRELALQISTTIEKLGRRRRISATVIVGGADMQAQVRGLRQRPDILVATPGRLLDHMWNGTISLSAIKVLVLDEADRMLDMGFAPQINQILDALPQERQTLLFSATLPTDLARLIHASVSNPVRVMITPSATTADGVTQAIHHTSHDAKGDLLLSLLGSDKDSALVFTRTKHRADRLGRMLNSAGHRVAVLHGDRSLSQRRAALEGFRRGSFRVLVATDIAARGIDVANIGHVINFDLPNCPEDYVHRIGRTARMKTTGRATSFVTGEDRHQLRDIERLLGYAVPLASGSAAPSSAIPSEGRHARRNDRPSQSQWKRPRHHGHSNSTRPRAEAPLSTAPTAIRS; encoded by the coding sequence GTGGATACGTCTGTTCACGCTAATTTTCACGCTCTCGGTTTGTCCGAGGCACTTTTGCAGGACTTGACTGATGCCAAGTTCGCTTCACCGACACCTATTCAAGCACAAGCCATCCCACCTGCGCTCGCCGGGCGGGACGTCATCGGGTGTGCCCAGACCGGGACAGGCAAGACCGCAGCGTTTGTGATTCCGATCGTCGAACGGCTCGCTGGGCTGCCGAAGAGCCAGCCGCAGGCGCTGATTCTGGCACCGACACGTGAGCTTGCTTTACAAATCTCAACCACCATCGAGAAGCTCGGGCGGCGTCGCCGCATCTCGGCCACGGTGATCGTGGGAGGCGCAGACATGCAAGCTCAGGTGCGAGGCTTGCGGCAGCGACCGGATATCTTGGTGGCGACGCCCGGCCGACTCCTCGATCATATGTGGAACGGCACAATCTCGTTGTCGGCCATTAAGGTGTTGGTGTTGGACGAGGCAGACCGGATGCTGGATATGGGGTTTGCGCCTCAAATCAATCAGATACTTGATGCCTTGCCGCAAGAGCGGCAGACATTATTGTTCTCGGCTACGCTACCGACCGATCTCGCCCGATTGATTCACGCAAGCGTCAGCAATCCCGTTCGCGTGATGATTACACCGTCCGCAACCACCGCCGATGGCGTGACGCAGGCGATTCATCATACGTCGCACGACGCGAAAGGCGACCTGCTTTTGTCGCTTTTGGGGTCGGACAAGGATTCGGCGCTCGTGTTTACCAGAACAAAGCACCGTGCCGATCGGCTGGGCCGCATGTTGAATAGTGCAGGACATCGCGTGGCCGTGCTGCACGGGGACCGAAGTCTGTCGCAGCGGCGCGCGGCGCTGGAGGGATTCAGGCGCGGATCATTTCGTGTACTGGTTGCAACGGATATCGCCGCTAGAGGCATCGATGTGGCGAACATCGGGCACGTCATCAACTTCGATCTGCCCAATTGCCCCGAGGATTACGTCCATCGTATCGGCCGCACGGCCCGGATGAAGACGACCGGCCGCGCCACAAGTTTCGTCACAGGTGAAGACCGCCATCAACTGCGAGATATCGAGCGTCTGTTAGGGTATGCGGTGCCGCTTGCTTCCGGAAGCGCGGCTCCCTCATCGGCGATTCCTTCTGAAGGCCGACACGCTCGCCGGAACGATCGTCCCTCGCAGAGTCAGTGGAAGCGGCCACGGCATCACGGCCACTCGAACTCCACTCGGCCTCGAGCTGAAGCACCCTTGTCCACGGCCCCGACCGCAATACGTTCATAA
- a CDS encoding RNA-binding protein, with amino-acid sequence MAWRKRRTILNKRVLYVGGLSDAASDCHLRDLFGVYGTVARAYVVRHKHSGKSAGYGFVEMGSGDQALSAVVALEGALFEGNRLRLFVTPHVSAHT; translated from the coding sequence ATCGCTTGGCGCAAGAGGAGGACGATCTTGAATAAACGCGTATTGTATGTCGGTGGCCTCTCGGACGCCGCTTCCGATTGTCACCTCCGCGACCTGTTTGGGGTCTACGGCACCGTCGCGCGCGCCTATGTCGTGCGACACAAACACAGCGGGAAATCGGCCGGCTATGGATTTGTGGAAATGGGCTCGGGCGACCAAGCCCTCAGCGCGGTCGTCGCCCTGGAAGGTGCGCTGTTCGAAGGCAATCGTTTGCGACTCTTCGTCACGCCACATGTATCCGCTCATACCTGA
- a CDS encoding PepSY domain-containing protein yields MNKHYTIWRAILIAATVIGLAGIVGEMVWSADKGKFNAADVITVATSAKITIQGAAESALTSVAGQVIEAKLEKKADKTVWMVDILTAKEAIMTVYVDAVSGSMMMTEEKVPQKKAVQGQTS; encoded by the coding sequence ATGAACAAGCACTATACGATATGGCGAGCAATCCTGATTGCCGCGACGGTGATTGGCCTAGCGGGGATTGTGGGTGAAATGGTTTGGAGCGCCGATAAAGGGAAATTCAACGCAGCGGATGTCATTACCGTGGCCACCTCCGCCAAGATCACGATTCAGGGGGCGGCAGAGTCGGCGTTGACCAGTGTCGCAGGACAGGTGATTGAGGCGAAATTGGAGAAGAAGGCGGACAAGACCGTATGGATGGTCGACATCCTGACCGCCAAAGAAGCGATTATGACGGTCTATGTCGATGCCGTTTCAGGATCGATGATGATGACCGAAGAAAAGGTGCCTCAGAAGAAGGCGGTTCAGGGCCAGACCTCATGA
- a CDS encoding OmpA family protein has protein sequence MQILKTTILATTLVTFAGCSSYIKQPAVCTSEGWYGYERSGQCPSKPVLAIVPDNTADRLAVLERERQRLADELGVAQRQLADHDRELAAIRSRAVETPKQAKAEKDLLRALQPEISKGTVLVHQSGSALTISLASGLLFDSGQDQLKGEGADVLHRVGVVLRDFPEKQVHVAGYTDNVPVRNGLKRKYPSNQELSNARADSAAQALRDGGVSSQVSAAGHGDSHPVASNDTAEGRAKNRRVEIIVS, from the coding sequence ATGCAGATACTAAAAACCACCATCCTGGCAACCACTCTGGTCACTTTCGCAGGCTGTTCTTCATATATCAAACAACCGGCTGTATGTACGAGTGAGGGTTGGTACGGCTATGAGCGGAGCGGGCAATGTCCATCCAAGCCGGTACTCGCGATTGTACCAGACAACACTGCCGACCGCCTTGCGGTGCTAGAGCGAGAGCGTCAACGGCTGGCTGACGAGCTGGGGGTCGCGCAACGTCAGCTCGCCGATCATGATCGTGAACTCGCGGCAATCCGATCCAGGGCCGTGGAGACGCCCAAACAAGCCAAGGCCGAGAAAGACCTCTTAAGGGCGCTGCAACCGGAAATTTCCAAGGGCACGGTGTTGGTTCACCAATCCGGCAGTGCCCTGACGATCAGTTTGGCGTCCGGTCTACTATTCGATTCCGGGCAAGACCAGCTGAAGGGCGAAGGGGCTGATGTCTTGCATCGAGTAGGCGTCGTCCTCAGAGACTTCCCGGAAAAACAAGTGCATGTGGCGGGCTACACTGACAACGTTCCAGTCCGGAACGGGTTGAAAAGGAAATATCCGTCCAACCAAGAGCTGTCAAACGCGCGGGCCGACAGTGCCGCACAGGCGCTTCGGGACGGGGGTGTCAGCAGCCAGGTATCAGCAGCAGGCCACGGGGACAGTCACCCGGTCGCCAGCAACGACACGGCAGAGGGACGCGCCAAGAACCGTCGTGTCGAAATCATTGTGTCATAG
- a CDS encoding DUF3309 domain-containing protein, which translates to MSIILIGILGVLFLGVLPIWSHSGNWGYLPSGGLGFLLLVLVIQTLIGRMGQSATEKS; encoded by the coding sequence ATGAGTATTATTCTTATCGGCATATTAGGAGTGTTGTTTCTTGGCGTACTTCCGATCTGGTCCCACAGCGGTAACTGGGGATATCTCCCCAGCGGCGGGCTGGGCTTCCTCCTCCTGGTTCTGGTTATTCAGACCCTGATCGGTCGGATGGGACAGTCGGCAACTGAAAAGTCTTGA
- a CDS encoding YtxH domain-containing protein, protein MEDEERSITDNRGCSLGVVGWAFVTGGLLGAAAALLLAPQSGRKSQEQLRGYVRRAEENIHDLADKATEVVDQALDKGREFIKDKRAVLTEAAEAGRTAMHRERERLSGDKKV, encoded by the coding sequence ATGGAAGATGAGGAACGCTCGATCACAGATAACAGAGGGTGTTCATTAGGAGTGGTGGGATGGGCTTTTGTGACCGGAGGGTTGCTGGGAGCTGCGGCGGCGTTGTTGCTGGCCCCACAGTCCGGTCGTAAATCGCAGGAGCAGTTGAGAGGGTATGTGCGACGAGCCGAGGAGAATATCCATGATCTGGCCGACAAAGCCACCGAGGTTGTGGATCAGGCGCTGGATAAGGGCCGCGAGTTCATCAAAGACAAGCGGGCGGTCCTCACCGAGGCTGCCGAAGCCGGTCGCACGGCCATGCATAGGGAGCGTGAGCGATTGTCGGGTGACAAGAAGGTGTGA
- a CDS encoding Crp/Fnr family transcriptional regulator, translated as MARMHIPFNLGTFLTKIDKGKTMLACRKKQIIFSQGDTADEVFYVQAGKVKLTVVSAHGKEAVVAILESGAFVGESCLVGQTVRPATATTLEDSQILRIDKAVMLRLLRDQPTFAEAFMSYLLVHSIRVQEDLVDQLFNSSEKRLARALLLLAHFGKESKPETVIAKISQETLAEMIGTTRSRVSFFMNKFRKLGFIDYRGGLRRNHGLHVHSSLLNVVLHD; from the coding sequence ATGGCACGCATGCACATACCGTTCAATCTGGGCACCTTCCTCACGAAGATCGACAAGGGCAAAACGATGCTCGCGTGTCGCAAGAAGCAGATTATCTTCTCACAAGGGGATACAGCTGACGAAGTGTTCTATGTCCAGGCCGGCAAGGTTAAACTGACCGTGGTCTCGGCACATGGCAAGGAAGCCGTCGTGGCGATCCTTGAGTCCGGTGCCTTTGTAGGAGAGTCCTGCCTGGTGGGACAGACTGTTCGACCGGCGACGGCGACGACCCTGGAAGACTCCCAGATTCTCCGCATCGACAAAGCCGTCATGCTTCGCCTGCTTCGCGATCAACCCACGTTCGCCGAGGCATTTATGTCCTATTTGCTGGTGCACTCGATTCGAGTCCAAGAGGATTTAGTGGATCAACTGTTTAATTCCAGTGAGAAACGGCTGGCGCGCGCGCTACTGTTGTTGGCCCACTTTGGGAAGGAGAGTAAGCCGGAGACGGTCATTGCGAAGATCAGCCAGGAAACGTTGGCCGAGATGATCGGCACCACCCGCTCTCGCGTCAGTTTCTTTATGAATAAGTTCCGCAAGTTAGGGTTCATTGATTATAGAGGCGGGTTACGCCGGAACCACGGATTGCATGTGCATAGTTCTCTCCTCAATGTCGTTCTTCACGACTGA
- a CDS encoding DUF1328 domain-containing protein → MVCYAAVFLFIGLAAGALNLAGVAPVATQSSWTLLLSGIVLLVIHWTARRTVGVS, encoded by the coding sequence ATGGTGTGCTACGCAGCGGTGTTCCTATTCATCGGGTTGGCTGCTGGGGCCTTGAATTTGGCTGGAGTGGCCCCGGTTGCGACGCAGAGTTCCTGGACTCTGCTTTTGAGCGGAATCGTCTTGCTGGTAATCCACTGGACGGCGCGACGCACCGTTGGGGTGTCCTGA
- a CDS encoding helix-turn-helix transcriptional regulator produces MDVALLIRNRLKELGLGQRTLARAAHVTESYISQLLTQKKLPPAPNRTDMYDKIGRVLKLPPGQLAKLADQQRREQLRKRLGDQPNPLLHDVRELILRKCHPGKTRQIRAIFEKQPFGELERFVTQKLLGVVKSVARQELDNPMWVRQVARLNKKSYPQMRVTVLEFLDTTIFDLSNENCIAFLDPLIESWNIDLVTFCIEIVLNRRVAPGHHKTFEFMERRPDKTSGEEPGLKEFLQDPLLSGDATEEELLFLRTLTFDNKRPTSLYYYRELQSLRDPLHFQASDKKLSPR; encoded by the coding sequence ATGGACGTTGCGCTGCTCATCAGGAATCGATTGAAAGAGCTGGGGCTGGGTCAACGGACTCTCGCCCGTGCGGCTCACGTGACCGAATCATATATCTCGCAGTTACTCACACAAAAAAAGCTGCCGCCGGCGCCGAATCGGACCGACATGTACGATAAGATCGGACGAGTGCTGAAATTGCCGCCGGGACAACTTGCCAAACTTGCCGATCAACAGCGCCGAGAACAGCTCAGGAAGCGGCTGGGAGATCAGCCGAATCCGTTGTTGCATGACGTGCGAGAATTGATCCTCCGCAAGTGTCATCCCGGGAAAACCCGGCAGATCCGCGCGATTTTTGAGAAACAACCTTTCGGCGAACTCGAACGCTTCGTCACACAGAAACTCCTCGGCGTCGTCAAAAGTGTGGCTCGGCAGGAACTCGACAATCCGATGTGGGTTCGCCAGGTGGCTCGACTGAACAAGAAAAGTTACCCACAGATGCGCGTCACCGTGCTGGAGTTCCTGGATACGACGATTTTCGATCTCTCGAACGAGAACTGCATCGCGTTTCTCGATCCCCTGATCGAATCCTGGAATATTGACCTCGTCACCTTTTGCATTGAGATTGTCTTGAACCGCCGGGTGGCACCAGGCCACCACAAGACATTCGAGTTTATGGAAAGAAGACCGGACAAGACTTCGGGAGAGGAACCAGGCCTAAAGGAGTTTCTCCAAGATCCCTTACTGAGCGGGGATGCGACCGAGGAGGAACTTCTCTTTCTTCGCACACTGACGTTTGATAACAAACGACCAACCTCGCTCTACTATTACCGTGAGCTTCAGAGCCTGAGAGACCCCCTGCATTTTCAGGCCTCTGACAAGAAACTTTCTCCACGGTAA
- the nuoI gene encoding NADH-quinone oxidoreductase subunit NuoI, whose protein sequence is MRLNERWARRYRGFTAWIKLITFYEIAVGMQSTMSHLIHYKPITLQYPHEKRILPDNYRGMLALLRYEDETEKCVGCDLCEAACPSRVIAVESAEVPGEPTKRYARAYSMDMTRCLFCGLCVQACPVDALAMTREYEWAVYDKRDLYLNKQQLLAIGDRAFQIREKRLEFQHPNLAVFNVASPNHPSKAC, encoded by the coding sequence ATGAGACTGAACGAGAGATGGGCAAGGCGGTATCGAGGGTTCACGGCGTGGATCAAGCTGATCACCTTCTATGAGATTGCTGTGGGAATGCAGTCGACCATGAGCCATCTCATTCACTACAAGCCGATCACCCTTCAGTATCCACACGAGAAGCGGATTCTGCCGGATAATTATCGGGGCATGTTGGCCTTGTTGCGGTATGAAGATGAAACCGAGAAGTGCGTCGGGTGTGATCTTTGTGAGGCTGCTTGTCCCTCTCGCGTCATCGCCGTTGAGAGCGCAGAAGTCCCAGGGGAACCGACGAAGCGATACGCACGTGCGTACTCGATGGACATGACACGCTGTTTATTTTGTGGACTGTGTGTTCAAGCCTGTCCGGTGGATGCCCTGGCGATGACTCGGGAATACGAGTGGGCCGTCTATGACAAGCGGGACCTGTATCTCAACAAACAACAGCTGTTGGCAATTGGGGATCGTGCGTTTCAGATACGCGAGAAACGGCTGGAGTTCCAGCATCCGAATCTCGCGGTCTTTAATGTCGCATCCCCAAACCATCCATCCAAAGCTTGCTAG
- a CDS encoding phosphate-starvation-inducible PsiE family protein, translated as MMDGAIATSRRSPTNRWSFLDGVFGDKAVKVMETLDGLGYVTTGVSFLAVSIVLFVRAWYAFMSGVGSDAVLAVLGLVHDLLLVIILLELFRTTINFVKTRVITLEPFLYICVIASTRRILTTGAQISYMNELTDLVFNRYLMDLGANVLVVVVLIVAIHVSRRASLPAMTERTEVTRGPDRKGESAESCRWGIDGPLVKFKKEYT; from the coding sequence ATGATGGACGGTGCGATCGCAACGAGCAGACGAAGCCCGACAAACCGATGGTCCTTCTTGGACGGGGTCTTCGGCGATAAGGCGGTCAAAGTGATGGAGACCCTGGACGGGCTCGGGTACGTCACGACAGGAGTGAGTTTCCTGGCCGTCAGCATCGTGCTGTTTGTCCGTGCGTGGTATGCCTTCATGAGTGGAGTGGGATCCGACGCGGTGCTCGCGGTCCTCGGGCTGGTGCATGATCTCTTATTGGTCATCATCTTGTTGGAGCTGTTCAGGACCACCATTAATTTCGTAAAGACCAGAGTCATTACCCTGGAACCGTTCCTGTACATCTGCGTGATTGCGTCAACCCGGCGCATTCTGACCACCGGAGCTCAAATTTCGTATATGAATGAACTCACCGATCTGGTGTTCAACCGCTATCTCATGGATCTTGGGGCGAATGTGCTCGTCGTCGTGGTTTTGATTGTAGCCATCCATGTCTCACGGCGGGCATCCCTCCCGGCCATGACGGAACGGACTGAAGTGACTCGGGGACCTGATCGCAAGGGTGAGAGCGCAGAGTCGTGTCGGTGGGGAATCGACGGACCGCTCGTCAAGTTCAAGAAAGAATACACATGA
- a CDS encoding APC family permease, which translates to MILKRWLVGDPLKTAQARHERLSKTIALAIFSSNAISSVAYGTEEILLVLMLAGTAAVAWSIPVSLAILFLILVLTISYRQIIYEYPQGGGAYVVARSNLGDIPALVAAAALMIDYVLTVAVSVAAGIAALTSAIPSLFIHREALGLVAILFMIVMNLRGVRESGKFFAVPTYFAIGALGLLVIVGTVRSLAYSGSAPPPTNPVETETLTLFLVLRAFAVGCSTVTGMEVISNGVRAFRAPESKNAAITMVWMSTILASLFIGISWMAYHYGILAKVDETVVSQLARVTFGTGLIYYAVQIGTMALLVLAANSAFAGFPNLASILARDGFMPHQMATFGDRLVFSNGIIILGVFACLLLVVFEGDTHALIPLYAIGVFMSFTLSQAGMVKRWLVKKGPHWQTKLIVNGAGALTTGIATIIIASTKFTQGAWIVFLLIAILLLMFQGIRSHYKAVTEQIALDRRGERPPLPRRNIVIIPISGLNRAVVRALDYARSRPGEVRAVYVDLDPEESAKVKIQWAQWGGGVNLIALSSPYRSILGSLLHYIEEVLEKDPNTWVTVVIPEILPARWWQNILHNQRALMLKAALLFKDRVILTDVPYHLTR; encoded by the coding sequence ATGATCCTGAAACGCTGGCTCGTCGGAGATCCACTCAAGACTGCTCAAGCAAGGCACGAACGGCTTTCAAAAACGATCGCCCTAGCCATCTTCTCGTCGAACGCTATTTCCTCCGTCGCTTATGGGACCGAAGAAATCCTGCTCGTGCTCATGCTCGCCGGAACTGCTGCAGTCGCCTGGTCGATCCCGGTCAGTCTGGCCATTCTTTTCTTGATCTTGGTCTTGACCATCTCCTATCGCCAGATCATTTATGAATATCCGCAGGGGGGCGGCGCATACGTGGTTGCCCGATCCAACCTGGGCGATATACCCGCCCTGGTGGCTGCGGCGGCCCTGATGATTGATTATGTCTTGACTGTGGCCGTCAGCGTGGCGGCAGGCATCGCGGCACTCACCTCAGCAATCCCGAGTCTATTCATCCATCGCGAAGCCTTGGGCCTTGTCGCCATTCTCTTCATGATCGTGATGAATCTGCGCGGGGTTCGCGAATCAGGAAAGTTCTTCGCCGTCCCAACCTATTTTGCCATCGGAGCGCTGGGCCTCCTTGTCATCGTGGGTACAGTTCGGTCCCTAGCCTACTCCGGATCCGCTCCCCCTCCGACAAACCCTGTGGAAACAGAAACTCTTACCCTATTCTTAGTTCTTCGAGCCTTTGCCGTAGGCTGTTCGACGGTCACTGGCATGGAAGTCATTTCAAACGGAGTCAGAGCCTTTCGAGCCCCAGAATCCAAAAATGCCGCAATCACCATGGTTTGGATGTCCACAATCCTGGCATCGTTGTTCATAGGTATCAGCTGGATGGCCTATCACTACGGCATTCTGGCCAAGGTGGATGAAACGGTGGTCTCGCAATTGGCTCGCGTCACGTTCGGCACTGGGCTCATCTATTATGCGGTTCAGATCGGCACTATGGCATTGTTGGTGCTGGCGGCGAACAGCGCCTTCGCAGGCTTCCCGAACCTAGCGTCGATCCTGGCTCGGGACGGATTCATGCCCCATCAGATGGCGACGTTCGGTGATCGCCTGGTCTTCTCAAACGGTATCATCATTCTCGGAGTCTTCGCCTGCCTCTTGCTTGTCGTCTTTGAGGGGGATACTCACGCGCTGATTCCGTTGTATGCCATCGGCGTGTTCATGTCGTTCACTCTCTCCCAAGCCGGCATGGTGAAACGGTGGCTCGTCAAGAAAGGCCCGCACTGGCAGACCAAATTGATCGTCAATGGAGCCGGCGCTCTGACCACCGGCATCGCGACCATTATCATCGCCAGCACCAAATTCACGCAGGGCGCCTGGATTGTGTTCCTGCTTATCGCCATCCTGCTTCTCATGTTTCAAGGGATTCGCTCCCACTACAAGGCCGTCACGGAGCAGATCGCACTGGACCGCCGAGGGGAACGGCCTCCCTTGCCCCGGCGCAATATCGTGATCATTCCGATCAGCGGCCTGAATCGCGCCGTCGTCCGAGCATTGGACTATGCCAGAAGTCGACCTGGTGAGGTTCGTGCCGTCTATGTGGACCTAGACCCGGAAGAAAGCGCCAAGGTCAAGATTCAGTGGGCCCAATGGGGTGGTGGGGTCAATCTGATCGCCCTGTCTTCCCCATACCGCTCAATCCTCGGATCGCTGCTCCATTACATCGAAGAAGTCCTGGAGAAAGACCCAAACACCTGGGTGACCGTGGTGATCCCGGAGATTCTTCCTGCCAGGTGGTGGCAGAATATCCTGCACAACCAGCGGGCGCTGATGCTCAAAGCCGCGCTGCTCTTCAAAGACCGCGTCATTCTCACCGATGTCCCGTACCACCTGACAAGGTGA
- a CDS encoding type II toxin-antitoxin system PemK/MazF family toxin, with protein MQIKRGHLYVVDFNPRVRTKPGKLRPALVVQSDLVNEAGYPSTIVIPTTSKLVEDPGILRYRLSKGDAALDCDSDLLLGQMIAVANESFSKEMGSLPQSTFEEIERRIRIILGL; from the coding sequence ATGCAGATCAAGCGAGGCCACCTATATGTAGTGGACTTCAATCCACGGGTCCGAACCAAACCTGGGAAACTTCGTCCTGCTTTGGTTGTACAGTCCGATCTCGTGAATGAGGCCGGGTATCCTTCTACCATCGTCATTCCGACAACCAGCAAACTCGTGGAAGACCCAGGAATTTTACGATACCGTCTTTCCAAAGGAGACGCAGCCCTCGACTGCGACAGCGACTTGCTGCTTGGACAAATGATTGCGGTGGCCAATGAATCATTCTCTAAAGAGATGGGAAGTCTGCCGCAAAGCACGTTTGAAGAAATAGAGCGGCGAATCAGAATCATTCTCGGACTGTAA
- a CDS encoding ribbon-helix-helix protein, CopG family — protein sequence MTTVTVSLSDEEMRRLEEVSKREGLTVEQMVRLGISDFIGQPDESFRAAAKRVMEKNAELYRRLS from the coding sequence ATGACTACGGTAACAGTATCTCTCTCCGATGAAGAAATGCGTCGCCTTGAAGAGGTGAGCAAGCGTGAGGGTTTGACCGTTGAACAGATGGTTCGACTCGGCATTAGCGACTTCATCGGCCAACCAGACGAATCCTTCCGCGCTGCGGCGAAACGTGTTATGGAGAAGAACGCCGAGCTTTACCGTCGCCTCTCGTGA
- a CDS encoding type II toxin-antitoxin system death-on-curing family toxin, translating to MSRYLSLAEVLELHRSVIERWGGASGIRDLGALESALAQPRQSFAGQALYPDITSQAAALCFSLVLNHPFVDGNKRIGHAAMELFLIINGHELLANIDEQERIMLDLAAGHLTRDRFVDWVKHHTAPFKS from the coding sequence GTGAGCCGCTATCTTTCCCTAGCCGAGGTTTTAGAACTCCACAGATCTGTGATCGAACGCTGGGGCGGTGCTAGCGGGATTCGCGATCTTGGTGCGCTGGAGTCCGCTTTGGCCCAACCACGCCAGAGTTTTGCTGGACAAGCTCTCTATCCCGATATCACGAGCCAAGCTGCAGCTCTTTGCTTTTCCTTAGTACTCAACCATCCTTTCGTTGATGGGAACAAAAGGATCGGGCATGCGGCAATGGAACTTTTTCTGATCATTAATGGTCATGAACTTCTCGCAAATATTGATGAACAAGAACGTATCATGTTGGATCTGGCGGCTGGCCATCTGACTCGTGACAGGTTCGTGGACTGGGTAAAGCATCATACCGCGCCATTTAAAAGTTAA